A genomic segment from Aegilops tauschii subsp. strangulata cultivar AL8/78 chromosome 1, Aet v6.0, whole genome shotgun sequence encodes:
- the LOC109781590 gene encoding zinc finger protein ZAT9 codes for MDRHTCKLCFRRFQNGRALGGHMRSHVMAAAAAAAYSTPPPQQQSPPLSLASTSSTDTDGKPAQPKRLSWVLREDPERSCKVGAAEFSGGCFGGVTAAAGESSVVQDGESDTESPRGGAGFAVSRRRSKRARRRAPPPVPDPEPASTVSDSTQEEDVAMSLVMLSRDSWTRSRSEPEPRWASEAEQNNDGANVFDEDEDGRDVAGEAYYAEATPVLVHPRARHQCGACKKVFRSYQALGGHRASVKKGKGGCVPPPAGKAHRADAPIVHECPFCFRVFGSGQALGGHKRAHMPFGGALAPSPPPAKCGDSFGSFDLNVPAAFDDDFELSAVYDAEFGSTRQ; via the coding sequence ATGGACAGGCACACCTGCAAGCTCTGCTTCCGGCGGTTCCAGAATGGCCGTGCCCTGGGCGGCCACATGCGCTCCCATGTCATGGCGGCTGCCGCAGCTGCTGCGTACTCGACGCCGCCACCGCAGCAGCAGTCGCCGCCACTGTCCTTGGCGTCCACCTCGTCGACGGACACGGATGGTAAGCCAGCTCAACCGAAACGGCTGTCCTGGGTCCTGCGTGAGGATCCCGAGAGAAGCTGCAAGGTAGGCGCGGCTGAATTCTCAGGTGGATGCTTCGGCGGGGTCACCGCGGCGGCCGGCGAGTCGTCGGTCGTGCAGGACGGCGAGAGCGACACGGAGTCCCCGCGCGGTGGCGCGGGGTTCGCCGTGAGCCGACGGCGCTCCAAGCGGGCACGGCGGCGCGCGCCGCCGCCTGTGCCGGATCCCGAGCCGGCAAGCACCGTCTCCGATTCGACCCAGGAGGAGGACGTGGCCATGTCGCTCGTGATGCTGTCTCGGGACTCGTGGACGCGGTCCAGATCCGAGCCGGAGCCCCGCTGGGCCTCGGAGGCCGAGCAAAACAACGACGGCGCCAACGTGTtcgacgaggacgaggacggcCGCGACGTGGCCGGCGAGGCTTACTACGCCGAGGCGACGCCGGTGCTCGTGCACCCACGCGCCAGGCACCAGTGCGGCGCATGCAAGAAGGTGTTCCGATCGTACCAGGCCCTCGGCGGCCACCGCGCCAGCGTCAAGAAAGGCAAGGGCGGCTGCGTGCCACCGCCGGCTGGCAAGGCCCACCGCGCCGACGCCCCGATCGTCCACGAGTGTCCGTTCTGCTTCCGCGTGTTCGGCTCCGGGCAGGCCCTGGGCGGCCACAAGCGCGCGCACATGCCGTTCGGCGGCGCGctcgccccctcgccgcccccggcGAAATGCGGCGACAGCTTCGGGTCCTTCGATCTCAACGTGCCGGCCGCGTTCGACGACGACTTCGAGCTCTCCGCCGTGTACGACGCCGAGTTCGGCAGCACCAGACAGTGA